A genome region from Mycolicibacterium litorale includes the following:
- a CDS encoding PucR family transcriptional regulator yields the protein MVTLDRLVNVLGGYGVALRASSVPRSTELRSVALREERDVVGDVLLAVGADSVATALAWARAAHAVVVLVRADTADVDGAAVPGPVAVLAVDPDVSWSELAAVVFGLVLEGRETESGRGPTDLFALADSLADAIGGAVTIEDRHWRVLAYSRMQGHTDSARVETILGRQAPDRLRALFTERGVAKHLAASDEPMFIAPAPEEGLAGRMVIAARAGRELLGSVWVACAQELRGAQLRALADGARMVALHLLRSRASADLERQVESDLVIGLLDGTVDAPTVVSKLALPPAGLRVIALRARLGEERHAALLLAFERATMGFGWSRPGRSTLSDTTVYTVLPSEPADSARRWVGSLRAALPDRATVFAGISSTATVLELRTARDEADECLALHELQGGAGDAPAYDESWDDIVLRRLRIAARVGRTPQRGPVADLRRHDGHHATRYVDTLRAWLAAQGDLHEAAERLGVHENTVRYRLRKMAEVTDLDLTDARKRLAMTVELAATDDDGFTLSEADKSS from the coding sequence GTGGTCACTTTGGACCGGCTCGTCAATGTGCTGGGCGGCTACGGCGTGGCGCTGCGGGCGTCCTCGGTGCCGCGCTCCACCGAACTGCGCAGCGTGGCGCTGCGCGAGGAGCGCGACGTGGTCGGCGACGTCCTGCTGGCGGTCGGCGCGGATTCGGTGGCGACAGCGCTGGCGTGGGCGCGCGCGGCGCACGCGGTGGTGGTGCTGGTGCGGGCCGATACCGCGGATGTCGACGGCGCGGCCGTGCCGGGACCGGTCGCCGTCCTGGCCGTCGACCCCGACGTGTCGTGGAGCGAATTGGCCGCGGTGGTCTTCGGGTTGGTGCTCGAGGGCCGCGAGACCGAGTCCGGTCGCGGCCCCACCGATCTGTTCGCCCTGGCCGACAGCCTGGCCGACGCGATCGGCGGTGCGGTGACGATCGAGGACCGGCACTGGCGGGTGCTGGCCTATTCGCGGATGCAGGGGCACACCGACAGCGCCAGGGTCGAGACCATCCTGGGCAGGCAGGCGCCCGACCGGCTGCGCGCGCTGTTCACCGAACGCGGTGTGGCCAAACACCTGGCCGCCTCCGACGAGCCGATGTTCATCGCCCCTGCCCCCGAAGAAGGTCTGGCCGGGCGGATGGTGATCGCCGCCCGCGCCGGCCGCGAGCTGCTCGGGTCGGTGTGGGTGGCGTGTGCGCAGGAGTTGCGGGGTGCGCAGTTGCGGGCGCTGGCCGACGGCGCCCGCATGGTGGCGCTGCACCTGTTGCGCTCGCGAGCCAGCGCCGATCTCGAGCGACAGGTCGAGTCGGATCTGGTGATCGGGTTGCTCGACGGCACGGTCGACGCCCCGACGGTGGTCAGCAAGCTGGCGCTGCCGCCGGCGGGGCTGCGGGTCATCGCGCTGCGCGCCCGCCTCGGCGAGGAACGCCACGCCGCACTGCTGCTGGCCTTCGAACGCGCGACGATGGGCTTCGGATGGTCGCGCCCGGGACGCAGCACGTTGTCGGACACCACCGTCTACACGGTGCTACCGAGCGAACCCGCCGACAGCGCCCGCCGCTGGGTCGGCAGTCTGCGCGCGGCGCTCCCCGACCGCGCCACCGTCTTCGCCGGGATCAGCAGCACCGCAACGGTTCTGGAGCTTCGCACCGCACGGGACGAGGCCGACGAATGTCTGGCCCTGCACGAGCTGCAGGGCGGCGCCGGGGATGCCCCGGCCTACGACGAATCCTGGGACGACATCGTGCTGCGGCGGCTGCGGATCGCCGCCCGCGTCGGCCGCACCCCGCAGCGCGGGCCGGTCGCCGACCTGCGGCGCCACGACGGACACCACGCGACGCGCTACGTCGACACCCTGCGCGCGTGGCTGGCCGCGCAGGGCGACCTGCACGAGGCGGCCGAGCGCCTGGGCGTGCACGAGAACACGGTCCGTTACCGGCTACGCAAGATGGCCGAGGTGACCGACCTCGACCTGACCGATGCGCGCAAGCGGCTGGCCATGACCGTCGAGCTCGCCGCCACCGACGACGACGGTTTCACGTTGTCCGAAGCCGACAAATCGTCGTAG
- a CDS encoding TetR/AcrR family transcriptional regulator — MEDGRTQGRPRDASIDDRVLAVTRELLVETGWDELSMRQIAVRSGVSRSSINRRWPSKSELVFSAILGDTPDLTPFAGTDRRGWIDWVARGSRQLFARPEVRAAVPGLLLAMAENEQMRRRLWAVFSGPAVELFSAPSAADSAAAVDDAERDARAVLAMAAGAALFLSTVAVEDDTDEVHQRISRLLTAAVTDQPNSSSV, encoded by the coding sequence GTGGAGGACGGAAGAACTCAGGGCCGGCCGAGGGACGCATCGATCGACGACCGGGTCCTTGCGGTGACCCGGGAGCTGCTGGTCGAGACCGGCTGGGACGAACTCAGCATGCGGCAGATCGCGGTGCGCTCCGGGGTGAGCCGATCGAGCATCAACCGCCGCTGGCCGTCGAAATCGGAGCTGGTGTTCAGTGCGATCCTCGGTGACACACCGGATCTGACGCCGTTCGCCGGCACCGACCGGCGCGGCTGGATCGACTGGGTGGCCCGCGGGAGCAGGCAGTTGTTCGCCCGCCCGGAGGTCCGGGCGGCGGTGCCCGGACTACTGCTGGCGATGGCCGAGAACGAACAGATGCGGCGCCGGCTCTGGGCGGTGTTCAGCGGCCCCGCGGTGGAACTGTTCAGTGCCCCTTCGGCTGCGGACTCCGCCGCGGCGGTCGACGACGCCGAACGCGACGCCCGCGCGGTCCTCGCCATGGCGGCCGGTGCGGCGCTGTTCCTGTCCACCGTCGCCGTCGAGGACGACACCGACGAGGTCCATCAACGCATCTCGCGGTTGCTCACCGCGGCGGTGACGGATCAGCCGAATTCGAGCAGCGTGTAG